CTAAGTTGATCATCTATCTTATTCCCCAGCTTTATTTCCACAGACTttagctgttttttaaaaaatcaaatccattcaCAAATGTAGAACATTTGCACCTTTGAAAGTactcaaaaaatatatttcaggCTTTGATAGAAATTTTAGAAGAAGAGTTCCAAAAAGGCTTTGAGCATCAGCAATGTGATGACAATAACTGTGTAACTTCTCCAACTGACTACCTTAATTTGAAGGAAACAATACTCATTTGAATGTATAAGTTTGGTATGCTGATTAAATCTGTCCCAAACCTTTTATATTTTGTTCATCAGGCAGTATGTCCAAAGCTTATAGTTTTAATATCAAGATCAAGGTAGTGATAATGAGAGTGTGATGTGACAATGTCTGTCGAACACAGCCataactaaaatatttttatcttaaatATTTCAAGAGTGGATTTCCAAAGTATACTGTTACATGCTTTCCTATTGAGAAGTAAATTATGCATAGACTGTGTTACAGAGATTCAAAAAGCTATGCTCCAGAATATCTAAGGCCCAGGACTGATTAGCTTTCTTTATCTACCAAAGGGAAGTAAATGGGCTACTACATAAAATTCTCTTCTTGTGGTTTGCTAGGTCCTCAGAAGTTATCATCATTGTATTGATGAGGCCAGAAGGGGAAAAATCAGTAAACTATTTTTAGCTTTTCCACCCCATTCTGTATTTCTCTGCTACTTTTGAACAAGTAGTTCAGAACTGACTGGAACATTTTTTTGGTGGTAATGGTAGGGGATGCTTACTTGttgtattgactttttttttttttttaatcaattctttACCCTTCTAGCTATTTTCCTGGACAATGTGAGTGGATCTATTGCCCAGGGGATGCCATATCTTCAGTTGCTGCTTCTGAGAAGAGTACAGGAAAAATTTTCATTTACGATGGTCGAGGAGATAACCAGCCTCTTCATGTTTTTGACAAACTCCATACATCGCCTCTTACTCAGATACGGCTAAACCCGGTTTACAAAGCCGTAGTGTCTTCTGACAAATCTGGAATGATTGAATACTGGACTGGGCCTCCTCATAAATATAAATTCCCCAAAAATGTGAACTGGGACTATAAAACTGACACAGATTTATATGAATTTGCCAAGTGCAAGGCTTATCCAACCAGCATATGTTTTTCACCTGATGGGAAGAAAATAGCCACTATTGGTTCTGATAGAAAAGTTAGAATTTTCAGATTTTTAACTGGAAAACTCATGAGAGTCTTCGATGAATCACTAAGTGTAAGTGCAATTTAAATCTGATTTTACTTTtctgaaaatgtctattttatgctatcttttaaaagatatttttggtGGATATAGAAGTTTAGATTGATGGTTTATTTTCTCTTAGCACATTAAAGATATTACTTACCTATCTTCTGCCTTCCATTGTTGCTCCTTGGAACTCTTCGGTTGCTTTATGATGTGATACCTTCCCAAACAGTCATCCTACTGTTTATGTGGCTGtccttttcaattttattttgtcttcaagTCCATCTTCTTTAGATCCTCAAAACTCATTTTATCTGGGTTCTCTTCTCAGTCTTTATTCATTGCTACCTATACGTCTGCTATCCAGCTTATTCCCCCAGCTTTCTATTATACATAGACCCgttctcatccttttttttttttcctatctccaTGTCCATTTAGCTGTACAAGCCAGAAAACTAGGAAGCATCCTTAACCCTCTTTCCCTACCCCTCTATTTAATTCATTATGAGTTCTGTCAGTTTCACttccttaatatatttttaacCCATCCATTTCTTTTGAGCACAGCTGTCACTACCCTAGTTCATGATCTTTTGCCTGGCCTATTGCATGGCCCACTGACTGTGTTTATTCTGGCATCCTCTGCTATCCATTTTTCAGCCAGAGTAATCTTTTACAAGTATGTATTTGATCATGTCATTCCTTTGCTTAGATCCTTTCTGTGACTTCCTGTTGTTTTTAGGATCAAAACCAAAATCATGGCCAACCAGACCTTCCATATTTGGCCTCTACCTACCACTCCAGCCGACATAAATCACCTTTCTCCCTGTCACTTACTTTACCCAGTTAGGCCACCTTTCGATTTCTCAAACATGCCTCGCACCACAGGGCCTTTGAatatgctgttccttctgcttggACTACACCTTCCTCACCATCCTCCCATTACTTACTGAatacctactcatccttcaaatcTCAACTGAAGAATCCTTGAGGGAAGCTTTCACTGTTCATCCTATCTagaacagctttttttttcttttaaacctgaGTTTGTATCATTCTGTTTTCTCTTAGAGCATTTGGTACAGTAGTATTGTTTGGTTAACGCATATCATCCCCAGTAGACTAAGCTCTGTATGCTCTACACCTGTATCTGTTTTGGCTCATGATTTTATTTCCAGCATTAAAAACAATGcatgtaactggatatccatttgcaaaaaaatgaaacagcacccatacctcacaccatgcacaaaaactaactccaagtggatcaaagacctaaacataaagactaaaacaataaagatcatggaagaaaaaatagggacgttaggagccctaatacaacgcataaacagaatataaaacattaccaaaaatgacgaagagaaaccagataactgggagctcctaaaaatcaaacacctatgctcatctaaagacttcaccaaaagagtaaaaagaccacctacagattgagaaagaattttcagctatgacatctccgcccagcgcctgatctctaaaatctatatgattctgttaaaactcaacgacaaaaagacaaacagcccaatcaagaagcgggcaaaggatatgaacacgcacttcactaaagaagatattcaggcagctaacagatacatgagaaaatgctctcgatcattagccattagagaaatgcaaatcaaaactatgatgagattccatctcactccaacaaggctggcatttatccaaaaaacacaaaataataaatgttggagaggctgtggagagattggaactgttatacactgctggtgggaatgtaaaatggtacaaccactttggaaatctatctggcgttttcttaaaaacttagaaatagaactaccatacaacccagaaatcccactcctcggaatataccctagagaaataagagcctttacacgaacagatacatgcacacccatgtttattgcagctctgtttacaatagcaaaaagctggaagcaaccaaggtgtccatcaatggatgaatgggtaaataaattgtggtatattcacacaatggaatactacacatcgataaagaacagtgatgaatctgtgaaacatttcataacatggaggaacctggaaggcattatgctgagtgaaattagtcagaggcaaaaggacaaatattgtataagaccactattataagatcttgagaagtagtataaattgagaagaacacatacttttgtggttacgagggggggagggaggaagggtgggagagggttatttactgattagttagtagataagaactactttaggtgaagggaaggactcaatacacggaaggtcagctcaactggactggaccaaaagcaaagaagtttctgggataaactgaatgcttcaaaggtcagtggaacaagggcgggggtttggggactatggcttaaggggacttctaagtcaattggcaaaataattctattatgaaaacattctgcatcccactttgaaatgtggcatctggggtcttaaaggctaacaagcagccatctaagatgcatcaattggtctcaacccacctggatcaaaggagaatgaagaacaccaaggtcacacaataactatgagcccaagagacagaaggggtcacaggaaccagagacttacatcatcctgagaccagaagaactagttggtgcccggccacaactgatgactgccctgacagggagcacaacggagagcccctgagggagcaggagatcagtgggatacagaccccaaattctcataaaaagaccagacttaatggtctgactgagactagaggaatcccagcagtcatggtccccaaaccttctgttggcccaggacaggaaccattcccgaagacaactcatcagatatggaaAGGACAGGACAAcggataggagagagatgctgatgaagagtgagcaacttgtatcaggtggacacttgagactgtgttggcatctcctgtctggaggagggataggaggatagagagggttagaaactggcaaaattgtcacgaaaggagagactggaagggctgactcattagggggagagtaagtgggagtatggagtaaggtatatataagcttatacgtgacagacttgatttgtaaacgttcacttaaagctcaataaaaattattaaaaaaaatgcatgacACAATCATTACTCAGGTATTTGTTGAAAGAGTGACTCTACCATCAGTTGTTCGTATACTACAAGAATTTTTATAGAACATGTTGTTGTAGAATAAGAGTATGCAAAGTTAGCTGGTTTTTGTGGATACATGGGTCTCATCAACTCTGCTTGTCAGGTGGTTCTCTGACTGCTAATGATATGTTGAGTCCTTTGAAAGTCTGAGTTGAACCTTTGTAGCAATAATGCTTATTATATGACTGTAAATTCTAAAGTCTTTGGTAGTGACCGATTTACATTGGATTCTCCTCATTAAGCCCTTCAAAAATACTATCTTGTTAGTGACTGTCTATTTTGGTGGCAAGTGGTAATGAGCTGGGTGGATAGTCTACCTGAAGTAATACGAATCTAGACACAGGCGAAGATCCATTTTCTAACCAAATCATTTTCATAATTCATTTTCTTGTTGGAAGAAGATAGCTTTCCATTTTGCTTTTAAGAAAAGAAGCACCCTTACTTtgtgttgttttcatcttttatggTGGCTGATAACTAGATGTTACTTGCAActtaaagataattttaaaactgTACCACCTGGCAGCTCTTCAAATATTCCTTGGAAAAAAATATTGCTTAAGAAACATTCAGAATCTAATCTCTGAACATAAATCTCTTAACACTCATATGAGTTTTTCAATCTACTCTTTCTAGTTCTTCATGTTGCCTTTAACATTTGTTAAAGTGATAGGACTGAGATGATAAGAGATCAACAGTAAAGCTTATGATGGAAGTTGAAATTCAGAATGAGAGAGTTTGCCCAAAATGCCAAATGCCAATTAAATTGGCAAGTTACAATGCTAGTAACTAGTAGTGCTACAAATAATGCTACaatgcttattgttgttgttagctgctgtcaggtcaaCCCCGTttttatggcaactccatgtacaacagaactaaatgctgcctagGTCCTGGTAAATGACTGGAGTCACAAATCATAAGCATAAACAAAAGATGGTTTGTTATTAGCTGTTTTCTTCATATGAGAAATTAAAAGCTCAGAAAGGCTTTTTCAAGGTCATAAAATCAGAAAGTGGGAGAgttgggattcaaatccaggtttgccaaaaaaaaaaaaaagataagcatgAAGAAAAGATACAAGTAGATGGATCAAAAGTCTACCTTATTTTTGGCTGTAGTGGAAAGCTAATTCTGAGTTCTGCTGTTTGATGCCTTGAATGTCTAGAAAACCAAATGTAAAGAACATCACATCTTCTGGGAGGCGATTAGAGGGTGCCATTGTTGATatgtgctgtgaagtcaattccaactcatagtggcctataaggtcactagtcttataaggacagattagaaccactccatagggtttcccgggctgtaatctttatgcgaaCAGagcaccaggacttttctccggTTCCAACCGCCAGTGTTTtttttggcagccaagtgcttaaccattataccaccagggctcctatagtagAATGCTAGTGCACAGTAATTGAGATGTGACCCCTATCTTGAAAACTGTGTATTAAATATCTGAAGAAATGTCGTATTGTCAAACTAAAGGGCACTCCTAAAAACCTTGACCTATTCTAAACCATATTTACGTAatgctattttattttaatatgaggtgccctggtggcacagtaattaagcactgggctactaaccaaaatgtcagctgttttgaaccccatgggagaaagatgtggcagtctgtttccataagtttacagccttggaaactatgtggggcaattctactatgtcctatagggttgctgtaagttggaattgactcgacagcagcaggtataATACACGTATAGTTGTGTCCCACGTCAAAATAACTTGAaacatttttatcataaattttTTATAAATTAGTGTGATaagagttcattcattcaacaaaaattgggtacttactatgtgtcaggcacatgATCCTCGTTGAGGGAGCTCACAGTCCATAGCTGCATTGTCCAGTGCAGTAGCCACAAGCTTTATGTGGCTGTTAAACACTTGAAATGTAACTAGtttgaattgagatgtgctggaagtataaaatacacaccagCTTTCAAAgacttaatatgaaaaaaaaagaatgtaaattacctcaatttttttatattgctTAATATTGTAATGATAGTATTTTAGAAATATTgagttaaaattaatttcacctttttGTTTAATacagctactagaaaatttaaaatcacaTTTGTACCTTGCATTATATTTTTACTGGAAAGTGCTAGTCTGTAGCTTATAAAAGGCAGCAAGATATCTTATTTCTGTAGAAAACAGTAGTTGTATTAACCAactgttttcctttttaattagaAGAACCAGTTACCAGTAAATGtaaagtattattttttgattAGGTTTACTAATGTCTTTATATAATGTTCATAGTGTTTAGAATCCTCCTGAAGAAGATATATAAATACACAAACTATCTGACTCTTAATGTGTACTTTGCttctatttttaaattctgaTTCCCTTTATTATATAGCTTTTTTTGTTAATAAATGGTTTGTTCTCTAGATGTTTACTGAACTGCAGCAGATGAGGCAGCAGCTACCAGACATGGAATTTGGCCGACGAATGGCTGTAGAACGTGAATTGGAGAAGGTGGATGCAGTAAGATTAATTAATATAGTTTTTGATGAAACTGGACACTTCGTGCTCTATGGAACAATGCTGGGCATTAAAGTCATAAATGTAGAAACAAACCGGTAAGCTTCGATAtgatgtgtatttttaaaaaatgcatttatgGGAGACCATTTCCTCCCTCACGGAAACAATGGGAGGTTTGTTTGCTCCAAGACAAGTGGAATAGTCCCAAATGTCTAAACTTAACCAAATGTTTTGACTGGATTTTTCTGTGGTCTCTTGCTTGTTTATAATCTTACGTAAAAAGTTTCCACTCATGTTtgtaaaagaaatggaaagaagataTGCAtagtttcaagtttttttttttttaacaagtttaAGTCTGTCTTTTGCTTATTGACTTAAATTAGCCTGGTTCATGTTAAAAATTGCCAAATATTTTAACCACAAAATTCAGCATTACATCCTGCTAGACATAAAATCAGAAGTTAAAATGCATGAAACCACAATAAGCCTTTTGTGCAAACAGTCTATTTGGTTTTAGTACAAAATAGCCACAATCAGATACTATcactgaatataaatgaaaagaaagtatattttcagGAGAAAAAGTCCCATGCTGTACATTCCCACATACAAACATATTTATATTACAGTTCTTGGCAATACAAAATCTTTGAAGGCTTACACAAAGATTAAAATAATAAGGATGGGTTAAAACTGTATAACTGAATGATTGTATTTTTAAGTTGAAAATTATAGCCACCtaccaatttaaaaataatatattatttggtacagaaacattttaaagaatCTTTTGCTAGTTATTTTCTACATAATGGACAGTTGATTCCTAGCTTTTATCTGTAAAGTTCTTATGACTAGAGTTAATTTTAGTGATCTTATTCTATAAAACATTATTGTATTTTCCAGGTGTGTGCGGATCTTAGGTAAGCAAGAGAATATTAGAGTCATGCAGTTGGCCTTGTTCCAGGGAATAGCCAAAAAACACCGTGCTGCAACTACCATAGAGATGAAAGCTTCTGAAAACCCTGTTCTTCAGAATATTCAAGCTGACCCAACAATAGTCTGTACATCTTTCAAAAAGAATAGATTTTATATGGTATGTGGAAGTACAAAGAGATGAACCTTAACGTTTCTTCCAGTTTGGATAGgagttttattttctcataccTTCAGCTAAAGAGAATGTTGGTACTAATAGCAGCAGGCTTTCTAAACAACAAGAATACTAacattaatattgtaaaaattttAACTAGAACTTGATTTTTGAGTATTTCTGTACTGGCTTCCATGCTGTTCTAAAATTTTTTCAACCTGGCTTCTGCAACTATTTGTTTTGTCTGTGATAGGCAAGTAAGTGATTATAGAGTCATATGTACAGGCAAAGTAGTTTTTGCATGAAGCATTGGTGattaagtggtagaattctcaccttccacgtgggaggtCCGGGATTGATtcctagccagtgcacctcatgagtcattggtggcttccatgttgctacaatgctgaacaggtttcagtggagcttctagactggaGATaagtaagaagaaaggcctggcaagcttctgaaaatcagctgttaaaaaccctataaatcacaGTGGTCTGACCTACAACCaatcacaggaccaggcagcattttgttctatcatgcatggagtcatcatgagacAGGGGCTGACTCCACGGCTGCTGATAACAACAGCATGgggtttaaaattttttgtgtgttttctattatttttcagcTTTTACTCTTGAACATAATTTATCTCCCCTAAATATGCACAACTTGCTTCTCTAaatgcatttcctttttttgACTTTCTCATCCATTGTAATGGTGCTACCTTGGAGTTATGTATTTCCTgaggaattatttttttcctggcaTATCTGAAAGCACTTTATAACTAACTTGGGCTCAAAATCAAATAACTAATGCGATCTATGAATAGAACTTTTCTAACTCTTCACCCAGGCAGAAAAAATCTGAAGTATAGAGACCTCTGCCCTTGCATTCTAGGCTATACACTGCAGCCAGAGAAATTTCTAAATCCTAAAGTGACTGTTAGTTCTCTACCTGAAGCCGTTTAATGACTCCCCAGCTCTCTACATTAGTTGgtcttccttgcttctaaagctTTAAGTTCACTTGCTACATTGACCTTACGAAACTTTATCCCATTCGCAATAGTTGAGTGTTCTTTTTTACCTCTGGGCTTTTGCACAGGCTATTCCTTCTGCCTGGCACACACCTCTCATCAGCTTCTACTCAtacttcaggtctcagcttaaaaCCTTCCCTTAGCCGTTAAGTCTGGGTTAGGTGTGCCTGCTGATGATCTTTCTTATACTTCCCCCATCATGGCATGTGTCACacttttttttgaataatttgaTACTTTGTCTCTGACATTGCCATCTCCtgctcaaaccaaaccaaacccaacccagtgccgctgagttgattccacctcatagcaaccctataggacagagtagaactgccccatacagcttccaaggagcgcctggtggattcaaactgccaaccctttggttaacagccgtagcacttaaccactgccaccagtgtttcctgtcCTCCTCAAGATAGTATAAAATCCATGAAGACAGGGTACTATGTCTTTTTCACTGTTAAATGCACAAGTTCGGTAAAACATCTGGCCCATTGTAGTATACTCACTCATCTGAAATACTGTAAGCAGCTGTGATGCTGTTAAAGATTGTTAGCATTGAATAAATGTATGAAATAGCAATTTCCCTACTTCAACCAAGCTTTCAACCTAAAATGGGTAAATGCTTTTAAGATGAGAATTTTGTTTAAAACTTGCAAAGTCaaaaatttattaatatattttaaagaaaaataatttcttatttttacCCATAACTATTATGAAGGTAAAAATTAGTCATAAAAGAGAATCGATGACATACACTAAAAATATAAAGTTTCCATCcactttattaaaaaaacttttaaataacatgtttttttcctttcactaaaatttactttttttttttttttcttgtgctttagatTAAGGGTTACAGAATAAATTCCTTTCCCGTTCAATAGTTTATACAtgaattgttccatgacataggTTACACTCCCTGCAgtctgtcagcactctcccctggaactatggtccttagccttcaagcaaGCCTAGTAACTCAGTCCCGTCAGGTGTTTGGctgtatctaggttgtttccatgactCTGCCCACTGTGTGCACtattatatgtatgcatatacatgcagcacatatgaatatgtatgtagaaatatccacagccaaGCCTATGTATGCACATGGGTGTACTCCCATGCGCCTTCCCACACCTATTCAgtatatgtatctatgtatccactcataagtctgttattactgttgttgcaggattgtgtgTGTTATAGTATTCACCTTCGTTcccttttattcttgtgtacctgtCAGCGTCTTTCCTTGcgttggtcatgttgtgctgacttcctcccttttgtgtactgcctttcccttcgCCAAAGTTGATATGTGTCTgttctctagttagtgattttccttcccgtaccccatccctggtaaccatcaaaaaatgtttctgtgtgtaaacgttTTCTTGACTGTTTATgaaagtggtctcatatagtatttgtccttttgtgattgacttatttcacttagcataatgttctccacattcatccatgttgtcagttgtttcgcagattcatcattattctttattgttgtgaaaTATTCCttggtgtgtatgtaccacattttacatacccattcatccattgatgggcacttaggttgtttccatctttttgctatgcaaataatgctgcgatgaacatgggtgtgcatatgtctattcttgtcgtggctcttatttctttaggatgtaTACCAAGGAGTTGAAATTTCTTcgctattgcagctcgaggctggaattttttcttcagt
The window above is part of the Elephas maximus indicus isolate mEleMax1 chromosome 2, mEleMax1 primary haplotype, whole genome shotgun sequence genome. Proteins encoded here:
- the PPWD1 gene encoding peptidylprolyl isomerase domain and WD repeat-containing protein 1 isoform X3, producing MKVFDVVNFDMINMLKLGYFPGQCEWIYCPGDAISSVAASEKSTGKIFIYDGRGDNQPLHVFDKLHTSPLTQIRLNPVYKAVVSSDKSGMIEYWTGPPHKYKFPKNVNWDYKTDTDLYEFAKCKAYPTSICFSPDGKKIATIGSDRKVRIFRFLTGKLMRVFDESLSMFTELQQMRQQLPDMEFGRRMAVERELEKVDAVRLINIVFDETGHFVLYGTMLGIKVINVETNRCVRILGKQENIRVMQLALFQGIAKKHRAATTIEMKASENPVLQNIQADPTIVCTSFKKNRFYMFTKREPEDTKSADSDRDVFNEKPSKEEVMAATQAEGPKRVSDSAIIHTSMGDIHIKLFPVECPKTVENFCVHSRNGYYNGHTFHRIIKGFMIQTGDPTGTGMGGESIWGGEFEDEFHSTLRHDRPYTLSMANAGSNTNGSQFFITVVPTPWLDNKHTVFGRVTKGMEVVQRISNVKVNPKTDKPYEDVSIINITIK
- the PPWD1 gene encoding peptidylprolyl isomerase domain and WD repeat-containing protein 1 isoform X5, whose protein sequence is MSAVTCIEMLLPMWCAPRQILLLPPVMINMLKLGYFPGQCEWIYCPGDAISSVAASEKSTGKIFIYDGRGDNQPLHVFDKLHTSPLTQIRLNPVYKAVVSSDKSGMIEYWTGPPHKYKFPKNVNWDYKTDTDLYEFAKCKAYPTSICFSPDGKKIATIGSDRKVRIFRFLTGKLMRVFDESLSMFTELQQMRQQLPDMEFGRRMAVERELEKVDAVRLINIVFDETGHFVLYGTMLGIKVINVETNRCVRILGKQENIRVMQLALFQGIAKKHRAATTIEMKASENPVLQNIQADPTIVCTSFKKNRFYMFTKREPEDTKSADSDRDVFNEKPSKEEVMAATQAEGPKRVSDSAIIHTSMGDIHIKLFPVECPKTVENFCVHSRNGYYNGHTFHRIIKGFMIQTGDPTGTGMGGESIWGGEFEDEFHSTLRHDRPYTLSMANAGSNTNGSQFFITVVPTPWLDNKHTVFGRVTKGMEVVQRISNVKVNPKTDKPYEDVSIINITIK